cggccactgtgttcttggggaccttcaatgctgcagaaatgttttggtacccttccccagatctgtgcctcgacacaatcctgtctcggagatctacagacaattccttgatctcatggcttggcttttgctctaacatccactgtcaactgtacgaccttacatagacaggtgtgtgcctttcctaatcatgtccaatcaattgaatttaccacaggtggactccagtcaagttttagaaagattacatttacattacatttaagtcatttagcagacgctcttatccagagcgacttacaaattggtgcgttcaccttaagacatccagtggaacagccactttacaatagtgcatctaaatcttttaaggggggggggggtgagaagaattactttatcctatcctaggtattcctgaaagaggtggggtttcaggtgtctccggaaggtggtgattgactctgctgtcctggcatcgtgagggagtttgttccaccattggggggccagagcagcgaacagttttgactgggctgcgcgggaactgtacttcctcagtggtagggaggcgagcaggccagaggtggatgaacgcagtgcccttgtttgggtgtagggcctgatcagagcctggaggtactgaggtgccgttcccctcacagctccgtaggcaagcaccatggtcttgtatcgaaagatctcaaggatgaccaatggaattaggatgcacctgagctcatctcattagaaagggtctgaatacttatgtaaatcaggtatttctgtttttatattttatcaatttgctaacatttctaaaacctatgttcactttgtcattatggggtattgtgtgtagattttttaaatccgttttagaataaggctgtaatgtaacaaatgtctaggagtctgaatactttctgaatgcactgtatatatagaaTAATTTATTTGTTCTTTTTTTGGTGTTACATTTTGGTTTGTAGTTTGTCTTTTGCCCATGGCTGTGCCACAGCTGTGTGGTTGTTTAAAGAATGGAATTAATGACTTCCTAATAATTACTACTGACTCAGGGCACTACAACCTGTCCCTTCCTGCTCTGAACTTCTCCGGGTGTCTGAGACATTGGACAGTGGGGCTGGATAAACTTGTAAACAGTGGCTACTGGACAGCCACCATCACTCACCAGACCATCTTGGACGCGATCTCCTCCATTGTCCTGACTGCTCACAGTGGATGGGAATCGCAAGCAATGCCGCTTCCAGAAAGCCTCAAGGTTTGTACTACCTTCTTATGTGTCgatgttttgttcagtgtataattaTGCCGTCTTAAAGTGCATGCTGCTCTTCTTTTTTGTTATGAATCCTATTTGTGTGATATTATATTGCAGTTGGTCTTTTTTTTAGAAGAACATTAATTGTCAACTAGAAGGTCATTTTCTTTGAAGAAAAATTGTGAGACAGTGATTTGTCTTTTTGCTTTATCCACCTTTTCCCCACCTTACGACCTTCTGAACCTAGCCAAAAGTCAAATGCTATCAGCTCTACACTTGGTGGGTATGAATAGAGTGTGATTGGACGCATGAGGATGAAGAGACCCGCACCCCAGTGTTCCGTTTTTTCTCAGAGCGTCTTGATACTAAACTCCCAAATCGTACAGGTTTGCCCAGCTTGGAGCATCATATCCAagaatcgaggctgtaattgctgccaaaggtgcttctttagcggtggcaggtagcctaatggttagagcattggcccagtaaccgaaaggttaatggatggaatccccgagctgacaaggtaaaaatctgccgttctgcccctgaacaaggcagttaacccactgttccccagtaggccatcattgtaaatacgaatttgttcttaactgacttgcctagttaaataaaggttgcatTTAAATGAAAtaattcaacaaagtactgagtaaagggtctgaatacttatttaaatgtgatatttctattttttcatttttataaattagcaaaaaattctaaaaacctgtttttgctttgttattatggggtattgtgtgtagattgatgagggaaaaaacaatttaatttgttttagaattaggctgcaacctaacaaaatgtgaaaaaagtcaagcggtctgaatactttccgatggcACTGTGTATATGATGTTTGgccctgaaccatgaaaaacagccccagaacattattccccctccaccaaattttacagttggcactatgcatttgggcaggtagcgttctcctggcatccgccaatccCGGAttagtccgtcagactgccagatggtgaatagtgattcatcactccagagaccgcgtttccactgctctagtCCAATgggggcgagctttacaccactccagccgacatttGGCATTGcgaatggtgatcttaggcttgtgtgtggctgctcagcaatgaaaacccatttcatgaagctcccgacgaacaattATTGCGATGACGTTGCTTCGAGGCAGTTTAGAACTCGATAGTGAGTGCTGCAATTGAGGATAGACGTGCTACTTGCTTTAGCACTCAACAGTCCAGTTCTATGAGCTTGTTTGGCCTACCACCTCGTGGCTGAGCCATTGGTgcgcctagacgtttccacttcacaattccactcttacagttgaccagggcagctctagcagggtagacatttgatgaactgacttgttggaaaggtggcatcctgtgacGGGTGCCAtggtgaaagtcactgagctcttcagtaaggacatTCTTCTTCCAGTGTTTGTCtacggagattgcatggcggtgtgctcaattttatacaactGTCAACAACGGTGTTGCTgtaatagccgaatccactaatatgAAGCGGTGTCCACATAGTTTTGTATGTACGGtgtatgtacatagctacctcaattccctcgtacccccacacattgactcaatactggtactccctgtacatagccctGTAATTTAtactcattattgttattcactgtaattattttgcctgtcactatttacatttttattttatatttgttttctctttatctgtaactctgccttgttggaaaaggacccataagtagttattacactgttagtctacaagtGTTGTTTTACGAAGCATGAACAATTAACAATTGATTAGCGATGTGTGTGGAGTGTGACCGCATGCTGTGTTCCTACACAGAATGTGATTAATTCAGATGAGTTACAACTATTTACAGACTTCAGCTTTAATAACGTCCCATTCATGATATTGGTTCACCGTAAACAAAATAGCTCAGTGAGTCAATGGACAGGAAAGACATGAGGCAGACAGAAATACCAGGATTAGCCTCCATTGCAATCAAAGTGGCAAACAAAAAGGCATATTCACATACCAAACACAACAGCAACAATACATGTCACAATGAATAGGATACACCACCCTGTAGCTCACTGTATCCACCACAAACACACGAGTACGACAATGCTGTTCTGTTATCATAATGATTAGGCTACTGACCATAAACTTGATTTGAAAGGACCATTCTCCTTGCCGTATTGGTCAGTATGGTCATTACAGCCAAACTATCCAGGGAAGGGAGAGCGTTATCAGTTGGGGTGGATGTAGCTGTTCAGGCCAGGGTATGGGTAGATGTGTCTGAGTGGCTTGGAACACCTGGCGccgtctccactgctggcctTGTGGGCACACTCATCACTGTCTGTGTTGCAGGTGCCACAGTGGCAGCTGAGGGCCACGGGGTAGGTGAAGAGAGGGTTGGCATGGAGCGGGCAACCAGGTAGTATGACTGTTCGGTACTCCACCTGGTCATAGGTACAGCCTCTCTGGATAAGGAAACGTGGTCCGGCCAGCTCCTTCATGTTACTGTCCTGGTaatcacacgcacacaaacacacatgcttaacatacactaagtgtaccaaacattaggagcaccatcctaatattgagttgcacccccttttgccctcagaacatccacaattcattggggcatggactctacaaagtgttgaaactgttccacagggatgctggcccatgttgactccaatgcttcccacagttatgtcaagttggctggatgtcctttgggtggtggaccattctttatgcacactgttgagtgtgaaaaacccagtggcgttgcagttcttgacacactcaaacccgtgcgcctggcacctactaacataccccgttctaaggcacttaaatcttttgtcttgcccattcaccctctgaatggcacacttaCACAatttcaattgtctcaaggcttaaaattccttctttaacctgtctcctcccgatcatctacactgattgaagtgtatttaccaagtgacataaataagggatcataactttcacctggattcatggaaagagcaggtgttcttaatgttttgtacactcagtatatacagtacattacatactgtacatgcgATGTAGGTCAAATATGCCTCACGGTCGGCCTGCGATTGGAATTTGTTATAGTTGAAGTTTTAAGTTATACTTATATTTTAGCGTCTCTTCTTCAATGCAAAACGTGTGACAGGTTATATAATGTATACATTGTATTTTGTATATTGACCTTGTCTGTATCTACTAGTCTGCTGCTATCACGGCCAGGTCGGTCTTATAAAATATTATGCAAAATCTCGATGAGATTACTctgataaaataaaggtaaaacgtCAAATATTTTATGGGGGGATAAAAGTTTATAAGTGAGTGCATTTTACAGATCCATTAAAGAACTAAGAATGTCTGGTTGAGGTTATAGGCTACTTACCCTTGAGTAGCAGAAGCCCATGCAAATGGTCGTATTGATGGCCACGCAGAAGTCACATTCACGTCTCTCCTCATACAGAGTGTAGTCCGTGGGCACACACATGGGCACAGCTTGGCTGAAGAGCAGGCAAAGGAGACCACACATGGCCACGGACAATTCCATTTGGCAAACAGCGAAGATGTTCCGTCACACAATCAAGAACCTGCATAGAAGTAGAGCAAATGGCAAGAATAAAATATGAACAAATCGAACGTTTTGTAGTTGGAAATATGAAAAAAATTGAGGTTGATGCATTTGAGAAGCCATTTTAATAAAACACAACTCAGTCATGCACCAATAGCACGACAAAGAATCTGTACCAATGTTACTGTCAGGTCAGCTCTGCTCACTCACCTGGTAGAGCTGGGCACCTGCAGGTCTGATGATGCTGTCTGATGGAGCCCGATGGTCTTTATACAGTCATCCTAATCCACCTTGATCCTACTGGACCATTATCTCCCATCTCTGACAGTGTGGACGCAGGAAACTCCTGGCCCATTATGAGGATGACATGCATTAATAAAAGGC
This genomic window from Oncorhynchus nerka isolate Pitt River linkage group LG2, Oner_Uvic_2.0, whole genome shotgun sequence contains:
- the tshba gene encoding thyroid stimulating hormone subunit beta a translates to MELSVAMCGLLCLLFSQAVPMCVPTDYTLYEERRECDFCVAINTTICMGFCYSRDSNMKELAGPRFLIQRGCTYDQVEYRTVILPGCPLHANPLFTYPVALSCHCGTCNTDSDECAHKASSGDGARCSKPLRHIYPYPGLNSYIHPN